One bacterium genomic region harbors:
- a CDS encoding sulfatase-like hydrolase/transferase has protein sequence VIRGYSTPNLNAMAREGLSLQRMYTEPSCTPTRVAFLTGRHPVRTGTHEAKTSLAGDGLPAEEITIAEMLRDAGYATSHVGKWHMGDIEQAFAHKQGFQHAEFPIHQQAQLALMHTEAEQADITRGIGTDGSSPQTFTLDKYFVADGSAMVCGVELRNGKLYEVDMEPGEQWNQKKYREMNERYQRSALEQLRRLAEQDQPFFLNYWPLYPVTFSRTDSPDFKTLNGGSFVESIVEVDEWIGQILDEVDQLGIADNTIVVVMGDNGTMVQYMGLTGASDRIYRGGKGEHLEGGVRVNAFAKWPGVIEPGSYAEDIMHVSDLFTTFARLGGAMDGIPTDRVIDGVDQTGVLLLGETHGRRDYVYIYEGTNLKSVVKNKYKMHIAPPGENPVISAQFFDLYRDPREERPTDSIKYGTWAGGQFAAMIKRHLKLKTRYPDRPLTHAAPYAGIENLRPETREMVEVFQAGQGKQ, from the coding sequence ACGTGATCCGCGGCTACAGCACGCCGAACCTGAACGCCATGGCCCGGGAGGGACTCAGCCTTCAGCGCATGTACACCGAGCCATCCTGCACGCCCACTCGCGTCGCGTTCCTGACGGGACGCCATCCCGTCCGGACCGGAACCCACGAAGCGAAGACGTCGCTCGCCGGTGATGGATTGCCGGCCGAGGAAATCACCATCGCCGAGATGCTCAGAGACGCCGGCTACGCCACGTCTCACGTGGGCAAGTGGCACATGGGCGACATCGAGCAGGCGTTCGCCCACAAGCAGGGATTCCAGCATGCCGAGTTCCCCATTCACCAGCAGGCTCAACTCGCCCTGATGCACACCGAGGCGGAGCAGGCCGATATCACCCGCGGCATCGGCACCGATGGATCGTCTCCTCAGACTTTTACTCTGGACAAGTACTTCGTTGCCGATGGCAGCGCCATGGTCTGCGGGGTCGAGTTGCGGAATGGGAAGCTCTACGAGGTCGACATGGAGCCGGGCGAGCAATGGAATCAGAAGAAGTACCGGGAGATGAACGAGCGCTACCAGCGCAGTGCGCTCGAGCAACTCCGCCGCCTCGCGGAGCAGGACCAGCCCTTCTTCCTCAACTACTGGCCGCTCTACCCCGTGACCTTCTCGCGAACCGATTCGCCAGACTTCAAGACCCTCAACGGGGGGAGTTTCGTCGAGAGCATTGTCGAGGTCGACGAGTGGATCGGTCAGATCCTGGATGAGGTGGACCAGCTCGGGATTGCCGACAACACCATCGTCGTGGTGATGGGCGACAACGGGACCATGGTTCAGTACATGGGCCTGACGGGTGCCTCCGATCGGATCTACCGAGGCGGCAAGGGCGAGCACCTGGAGGGAGGCGTTCGCGTCAACGCCTTCGCCAAGTGGCCCGGCGTGATCGAGCCCGGCAGCTATGCCGAGGACATCATGCATGTGTCCGATCTCTTCACCACGTTCGCTCGTCTCGGCGGCGCGATGGACGGCATCCCCACGGACCGCGTGATCGACGGTGTCGATCAGACTGGCGTGCTGCTCCTGGGCGAAACCCACGGCCGGCGTGATTACGTGTACATCTACGAAGGCACGAATCTCAAGTCGGTGGTCAAGAACAAGTACAAGATGCACATCGCTCCGCCCGGAGAGAATCCGGTCATCTCAGCGCAGTTCTTCGATCTCTATCGCGACCCGCGCGAAGAACGCCCGACCGACTCCATCAAGTACGGGACCTGGGCCGGTGGGCAGTTCGCGGCCATGATCAAGCGGCACCTGAAGTTGAAGACGAGGTACCCGGACAGGCCGCTGACTCACGCAGCCCCGTACGCGGGTATCGAGAACCTCCGGCCCGAGACCAGGGAGATGGTCGAGGTCTTCCAGGCAGGACAAGGCAAGCAATAG
- a CDS encoding arylsulfatase — MKRPISVLALAVLGAATLLGCEMAGAPSQGRAGVATAKDGRPNVLLIVSDDMGYSDIAPFGGEIRTPNLRALAARGLVLSDFHTAPTCSPARSMLLSGNDNHVAGLGTMGERLDATTNLRGQPGYEGYLNFSVAPLPQLLRENGYHTYMTGKWHLGAGAGQKPSDRGFEETYVLISGGASHWSDKKPIFPGEEVKYFENGEEVNPPQDFYSTRSYTDKLIEFIDKNRGDGKPFFGYLAYTAPHDPLHVPDEWIDRYKGVYDEGYDELREARFRRLKELGFLEDRATLPDRMESIPRWETLSAEDKKIEARKMELYAAMVEFMDAQIGRVVEALEASGQLDNTLIIFVSDNGANGGFIQNYPGSSEEWVRQEFNNAYANYGRRGSGIATGPGWAQASMSPFRLYKSFTSEGGTRAPFIAAGYGVEARSESGALTHIMDIAPTVLELAGVSYPEKHDGTEMKPMLGKSMLPLLAGTQPHVRTDQEYLGWELFGNRAVRQGDWKILWIVSPNGSDRWELYNIRNDPGETVDLSDQHREKFEEMKRLWSDYQSRNGVVIPEFKAR; from the coding sequence ATGAAACGGCCGATCTCCGTGCTGGCGCTCGCTGTGCTCGGAGCAGCCACCCTGTTGGGCTGCGAGATGGCTGGGGCGCCGTCCCAGGGCCGAGCAGGAGTCGCCACGGCGAAGGATGGCCGCCCCAACGTACTGCTCATTGTCAGTGATGACATGGGGTACTCGGACATCGCCCCCTTTGGCGGTGAGATACGCACGCCCAACCTACGAGCCCTCGCCGCTCGCGGTCTCGTCCTGTCAGACTTCCACACCGCACCCACATGCTCACCGGCCAGAAGCATGTTGCTGTCCGGGAATGACAACCATGTGGCTGGTCTTGGCACGATGGGCGAGCGCCTTGATGCGACCACCAATCTTCGAGGTCAGCCGGGCTATGAAGGGTATTTGAACTTCTCCGTTGCTCCCCTCCCGCAGCTGCTCAGAGAGAACGGATACCACACTTACATGACAGGCAAGTGGCATCTGGGTGCGGGTGCAGGGCAGAAGCCCAGTGACCGGGGCTTTGAAGAGACCTACGTTCTCATCTCGGGTGGCGCCAGTCACTGGAGTGACAAGAAGCCGATCTTCCCCGGTGAAGAGGTGAAGTACTTCGAGAACGGCGAAGAGGTCAATCCGCCTCAGGACTTCTACTCGACTCGATCGTACACCGACAAGTTGATCGAGTTCATTGACAAGAACCGCGGTGATGGAAAGCCGTTCTTTGGGTACCTGGCCTACACCGCCCCGCATGACCCGTTGCATGTTCCCGATGAGTGGATCGATCGTTACAAGGGTGTCTACGACGAAGGCTATGACGAACTTAGAGAGGCACGATTTCGGCGCCTCAAGGAACTCGGTTTTCTTGAAGACCGCGCCACTCTGCCCGACCGCATGGAGAGCATTCCGCGATGGGAGACGCTGTCCGCTGAAGACAAGAAGATCGAAGCGAGGAAGATGGAACTCTATGCAGCCATGGTGGAATTCATGGATGCGCAAATCGGACGAGTTGTCGAGGCACTCGAAGCAAGCGGCCAGTTGGACAACACGCTGATCATCTTCGTTTCTGACAACGGAGCCAATGGAGGTTTCATCCAGAACTACCCCGGCAGTTCCGAGGAATGGGTGCGTCAGGAGTTCAACAACGCCTACGCGAACTACGGAAGAAGGGGATCTGGAATCGCTACCGGTCCCGGTTGGGCACAGGCGAGCATGTCGCCGTTTCGTTTGTACAAGTCATTTACGTCAGAGGGTGGCACGCGCGCCCCCTTCATTGCGGCAGGCTATGGCGTCGAAGCACGGTCCGAGTCAGGGGCGTTGACGCACATAATGGACATCGCTCCGACCGTCTTGGAACTCGCGGGTGTGTCCTATCCCGAGAAACATGACGGGACGGAGATGAAGCCCATGCTGGGCAAGTCCATGCTGCCGCTTCTCGCCGGAACGCAGCCCCATGTCAGGACCGACCAGGAGTACCTCGGCTGGGAGCTATTCGGCAACCGGGCAGTGCGTCAGGGGGATTGGAAGATCCTGTGGATTGTGTCGCCGAACGGTTCCGACAGGTGGGAGCTGTACAACATCAGGAACGACCCCGGCGAAACCGTTGACCTGTCCGACCAGCACAGAGAGAAGTTCGAGGAAATGAAGAGGCTCTGGAGTGACTACCAGAGCCGAAACGGTGTGGTCATTCCAGAGTTCAAGGCCAGGTGA